One window from the genome of Desulforamulus ruminis DSM 2154 encodes:
- a CDS encoding DUF2975 domain-containing protein, which translates to MKRETLFLKAVVFLIGIPVLALCLFGLPWLANHPVNPDHTHMLYPTLIGIYATAIPFYFALYQAFKLLSYIDKNKAFSELSVKALKNIKYCAIIISSLYVVMMPFVYLVAEKDDAPGLIIIGMVPIFASMVVAVFAAVLQKLLKNAIDIKSENDLTV; encoded by the coding sequence ATGAAACGAGAAACACTGTTTTTAAAGGCAGTTGTTTTTCTTATCGGAATTCCGGTTCTTGCCTTGTGCCTATTTGGATTGCCTTGGTTAGCTAATCATCCGGTAAATCCGGATCATACCCATATGCTATATCCCACTTTAATCGGTATCTATGCAACGGCAATACCTTTTTACTTTGCTCTGTATCAAGCTTTTAAACTTTTAAGCTATATCGACAAGAACAAAGCTTTCTCGGAATTATCTGTAAAGGCTTTAAAGAATATAAAATACTGTGCAATCATAATCAGCAGCTTGTATGTGGTAATGATGCCATTTGTTTATCTTGTAGCAGAGAAAGACGATGCCCCAGGTCTCATCATAATCGGAATGGTCCCTATCTTTGCTTCCATGGTGGTTGCAGTCTTTGCTGCTGTTCTTCAAAAGCTTTTAAAAAATGCCATAGACATAAAATCAGAAAATGATTTAACGGTTTGA
- a CDS encoding helix-turn-helix domain-containing protein — MAIIINIDVMLAKRKMSVTELSERVGITMANLSILKNGKAKAIRLSTLEAICKALECQPGDILEYKSDEDSQG; from the coding sequence ATGGCGATTATAATCAATATTGACGTGATGCTGGCTAAAAGAAAAATGAGCGTAACAGAACTTTCGGAGAGGGTTGGAATAACCATGGCTAACCTTTCTATATTGAAAAATGGAAAGGCAAAAGCCATTCGATTATCAACTCTAGAGGCAATTTGTAAGGCTTTAGAATGTCAGCCTGGAGATATTTTAGAATATAAAAGTGATGAAGACAGTCAAGGATAA
- a CDS encoding DUF4317 domain-containing protein, giving the protein MNKKNLAAIRKEFKMDNHRFQIDEICSVYVKQESKDIISSEKTLFARLDTEHQELLLKNFKRILTGPLDTKVYELDFISGNNEGQHLLLGILESHDLKADSDKLIEKILEQNNYETDVVINLIRAEYSKPAKKRKGEDDAGMDDVAYAFRFLMCSVNKVDQPKRALRYDFEKKGFKVSTPMDVIVNLSAPLDGFMFPCFNENSADVNRVIYYSQAPNCPNTAFVEGVIHCELKLTASEEKDKFSQIIKGVVGEKIQPEIMNNIYSKINEQILASEEEEESDIPTLGVKNIEWVLRNSGVEDISKLEQVFCEIMEKDSIELKATSILPPYESKSIKINSSIVDIAISPKDLKGLKQVVRDGRKCLLIEIDDDIIVEGLKLNTENY; this is encoded by the coding sequence ATGAACAAAAAAAACCTAGCAGCAATTCGAAAAGAGTTTAAAATGGATAACCATCGTTTTCAAATTGACGAAATTTGCAGCGTGTATGTAAAACAGGAAAGCAAGGATATTATAAGTTCAGAAAAAACCTTGTTTGCCAGGTTGGATACAGAACACCAAGAATTGTTACTTAAGAATTTTAAAAGGATTTTAACCGGTCCCCTGGATACTAAGGTGTACGAGCTTGATTTTATCAGTGGAAATAACGAAGGACAGCACCTGTTATTGGGTATATTGGAGTCCCATGATTTAAAGGCGGATTCAGACAAGCTTATTGAAAAAATTCTAGAACAAAATAATTACGAAACAGATGTGGTTATTAACCTTATCAGGGCTGAATATAGCAAACCCGCAAAGAAAAGAAAGGGCGAAGATGATGCAGGAATGGATGATGTGGCGTATGCGTTTAGATTCCTGATGTGCAGTGTAAATAAGGTCGATCAGCCCAAACGAGCCTTAAGGTATGATTTTGAGAAAAAAGGATTTAAAGTAAGCACCCCTATGGATGTTATAGTGAATCTGTCAGCTCCATTGGATGGTTTTATGTTCCCTTGTTTCAATGAGAACAGTGCAGATGTGAATAGAGTTATTTATTATTCTCAAGCTCCGAACTGTCCCAATACTGCTTTCGTGGAAGGTGTCATTCATTGTGAACTAAAATTGACGGCCAGTGAGGAAAAAGATAAATTTTCTCAAATTATTAAAGGGGTAGTGGGAGAAAAAATTCAGCCCGAAATAATGAATAACATCTACTCCAAAATTAACGAACAAATTTTAGCTAGCGAAGAGGAAGAAGAAAGTGATATACCTACTCTCGGTGTTAAAAATATTGAATGGGTATTGAGAAATAGCGGAGTTGAAGATATTTCAAAATTAGAGCAGGTATTTTGCGAAATAATGGAAAAGGATAGTATTGAATTAAAAGCCACCAGCATACTTCCCCCCTATGAATCTAAGTCTATCAAAATAAACAGCAGTATAGTGGATATTGCCATTAGCCCCAAGGATTTAAAAGGGTTAAAACAAGTGGTTCGGGATGGCAGAAAGTGCTTACTTATTGAAATAGATGATGACATCATCGTTGAGGGACTTAAGTTAAATACAGAAAATTATTAA
- a CDS encoding agmatine deiminase family protein codes for MKKTYSIILVIFLCLLVIMIARDFNQQPSKKAMVYPFPAEFNKQQAVWLQWPSEIYNTDRPVYPVILNIIKSLDPYIRINLMVRSQEETNQIKDLLKNSGYTVNNVHYYVVNHMSIWTRDVGPIFVKSPQNKLQVVDFGFNNYSRSGNPDYIAAESQVDRLAAKLLNLPVIKTDLISEGGAIESNGRGTMMVTESVALSRNPKMSKAEIEKEYKRVLGVKKVIWLKKGLAEDDPITTGHIDEIARFANPNAILLAQVLPGDRYTNAITQESYRRMEENYEILRNATDQDGKPFHIIRIPMPPTIYGKVDETGKIPVLSYLNYAVTNGAVLMQTYWQSGRSEMLKTTENQVKDTLQKVFPGRRIIGINVENVNRWGGGIHCITQHMPE; via the coding sequence ATGAAAAAAACCTATTCAATCATCTTAGTTATTTTTCTTTGCCTACTGGTGATCATGATAGCCCGGGATTTTAACCAACAGCCATCTAAAAAAGCCATGGTTTATCCTTTCCCCGCTGAGTTTAATAAACAGCAGGCTGTCTGGCTGCAGTGGCCCTCCGAAATATATAACACCGACCGCCCGGTTTACCCGGTGATCCTTAATATAATTAAATCTCTGGATCCCTACATTAGAATTAATCTGATGGTACGAAGCCAGGAAGAAACGAACCAAATTAAAGACCTGCTTAAAAATAGCGGCTACACCGTTAACAATGTTCACTACTACGTTGTTAATCACATGTCCATCTGGACCCGGGATGTGGGACCGATTTTTGTTAAGAGTCCGCAAAATAAACTCCAGGTAGTGGATTTCGGCTTTAACAACTACAGCCGCAGTGGCAACCCGGACTACATTGCTGCGGAAAGCCAGGTGGATAGACTGGCCGCCAAGCTGCTCAACCTGCCAGTAATCAAGACCGACCTTATTTCCGAGGGTGGCGCCATAGAATCCAACGGTCGGGGTACCATGATGGTGACCGAATCCGTGGCTTTAAGCCGTAATCCGAAAATGAGTAAAGCAGAAATAGAAAAAGAATATAAGCGGGTGCTGGGAGTTAAGAAAGTCATCTGGCTGAAAAAAGGGCTGGCGGAAGATGATCCTATTACCACCGGGCACATTGATGAAATAGCCCGGTTTGCCAATCCCAATGCTATTCTGTTAGCCCAGGTTCTACCTGGAGACAGATATACCAACGCTATAACTCAGGAATCTTACCGACGTATGGAGGAGAACTACGAAATACTACGGAATGCCACCGACCAGGACGGCAAGCCCTTCCATATCATCAGAATTCCTATGCCGCCCACCATTTACGGCAAAGTTGATGAAACCGGCAAAATACCCGTGCTCAGCTATTTAAACTACGCGGTCACCAATGGGGCAGTCCTTATGCAGACTTATTGGCAGTCAGGCCGAAGCGAGATGCTTAAAACCACTGAAAACCAGGTTAAAGATACCCTGCAGAAGGTATTTCCGGGGCGCCGCATCATTGGCATTAACGTCGAAAATGTAAATCGTTGGGGCGGCGGCATCCACTGTATCACCCAGCACATGCCCGAATAA
- a CDS encoding DUF4153 domain-containing protein: MTMDISNLIIENLANPHELERMYRKEPEAFKKSISYAWGKNPDSQVLAVWYERLHFKETANTEKTSLFQKDFLSMGILAMLAGISTRGILHFIEQQAIAPINLVFGILPFIAAYFVYNNTPQRNVLYTLAALFLISGVYLNILPPEHKDSIILAYLHLPIFLWVLLGLAFTGNEYGIGSKRLAYLKFNGEFCILYASMAISGMMLTALTMHLFRFVGMDISEFYFENVVLFGAAALAIVATYLVSRNLKLAKNIAPYIAKIFSPLVLATLLAYLITVIWVGKNPFLDRNFLIFFNGILLSVLAVTIFSITESGTDEKKNISDYINFALIILALIIDSVALSAMVFRLSSFGITPNRLAVLGVNILIWANLIWIMLSYMRFLQNKTGPSTIQDAVTKYLPVYGFWAAFVTFTFPLIF, translated from the coding sequence ATGACAATGGACATTAGCAATCTAATTATTGAAAATCTTGCTAACCCCCATGAACTGGAGAGAATGTATAGAAAAGAACCCGAAGCGTTTAAAAAGTCAATCTCATACGCCTGGGGAAAAAACCCTGACTCGCAGGTTCTTGCCGTTTGGTATGAACGATTGCATTTCAAGGAGACGGCAAATACAGAAAAAACTTCTTTGTTTCAGAAAGATTTCTTATCCATGGGCATTTTAGCAATGCTGGCCGGGATAAGCACCAGGGGAATTTTGCATTTTATCGAACAGCAGGCAATAGCCCCTATTAACCTTGTTTTTGGGATACTTCCCTTTATAGCCGCCTATTTTGTATACAATAATACCCCCCAAAGAAATGTTCTTTACACCCTTGCAGCGTTATTCCTAATCTCCGGAGTTTATCTTAATATACTGCCACCAGAGCATAAAGACAGTATTATCCTGGCTTATCTGCATCTTCCCATTTTCTTATGGGTATTATTAGGGCTTGCATTTACAGGGAATGAATATGGCATTGGCAGCAAGAGATTAGCCTATCTTAAATTTAATGGGGAATTTTGCATACTTTACGCCAGCATGGCAATCAGCGGAATGATGCTAACAGCATTAACCATGCACTTATTTCGATTTGTCGGCATGGATATATCTGAATTCTATTTTGAAAATGTTGTTTTATTTGGTGCTGCCGCCCTGGCGATTGTGGCTACATACCTTGTATCAAGGAACCTTAAACTTGCTAAAAATATTGCACCCTATATCGCTAAAATTTTTAGTCCCCTTGTGCTGGCCACATTGTTGGCCTATCTTATAACGGTTATTTGGGTGGGAAAAAATCCATTCTTAGACCGCAATTTCCTCATATTCTTCAACGGAATCCTCCTTAGTGTATTGGCCGTCACCATATTCTCCATTACCGAAAGCGGCACAGACGAGAAAAAGAACATTTCTGATTATATAAATTTTGCCCTAATTATTCTTGCTCTTATCATTGACAGTGTGGCTTTATCAGCCATGGTGTTCAGGCTTTCTTCTTTTGGGATTACGCCCAACAGACTTGCTGTTTTAGGCGTAAACATACTTATCTGGGCCAATCTAATTTGGATTATGCTCTCCTACATGCGTTTTCTACAAAACAAAACCGGACCTTCTACCATCCAAGACGCCGTTACTAAGTATTTGCCGGTCTACGGATTTTGGGCAGCTTTCGTTACATTTACTTTTCCTTTAATTTTTTAG
- the ppsA gene encoding phosphoenolpyruvate synthase, whose amino-acid sequence MSSYVLGFPEIDKTKLMVVGGKGANLGELSGIAGIPVPDGFCVTTEAYKRIIEPNHEFNALLEQLSPLKVEDRERIAEISGKIRKVIEGITIPKEIDEEITGYLSKLGEKDAYAVRSSATAEDLPTASFAGQQDTYLNIMGKDAILKHISKCWASLFTDRAVTYRIQNGFDHRKVHLSVVVQRMVFPQAAGIMFTADPVTSNRKVLSIDASFGLGEALVSGLVNADIYKVREGRIVDKKISTKKLAIYALEKGGTEEKEIEPERQNTQTLTDEQILQLERMGRKIETYFGRPQDIEWCLYEDKVYIVQSRPITTLYPAPEVEDGKNHVYFSFAHRQMMTEAMRPLGYSFFQEFFKLISGSAMIEIGGRLYIDASRELSTPIISKTFVKSIDTVDVLMQKAVYNILQRKDFIKGLSREKSSMIGASVLLRFGIDTLKTYLKNDHAVVTNLMARDETVMHNLEQRIAKVSGNELFDFIFHSFEEIKDTVFAGYGAVFAGAYATSWINKNMQKWLGEKNAADTLAQSVPDNVTSEMGLELLDVADVVRKYPAVIEYFQQANQETFFEDLAKLEGGKDVSDSIRAYLKKYGMRCSAEIDITRTRWNENPTILIPMILSNIKTFGPGAHRMKFEQGLQEARQKEQDILKRLEQLPGGKSKAKKTKKMISVLRNFAGFREYNKYLLVYYLWILKQALMKEADNLVQQGVIRDREDIYYLTFAELRETVRTNRVDANLIAKRKEDYEVFEKLTPPRVITSEGEIISSAYDTDNIPKGALAGVAVSSGIIEGRARVILKMEEANIEEGDILVTTFTDPSWTPVFVSIKGLVTEVGGMMTHGAVVAREYGLPAVVSVENATKLIKDGQRIRVNGTEGYVEIL is encoded by the coding sequence ATGAGCTCATACGTGCTTGGCTTTCCGGAGATTGATAAAACAAAGCTCATGGTGGTCGGGGGCAAAGGCGCTAACCTGGGGGAATTATCCGGGATTGCTGGGATACCAGTGCCTGATGGCTTTTGTGTTACCACCGAAGCTTATAAAAGAATCATTGAGCCTAATCATGAGTTTAACGCTTTGCTGGAGCAGCTATCGCCCCTTAAGGTGGAAGACAGGGAAAGAATCGCTGAAATCAGCGGCAAGATTCGCAAGGTTATTGAAGGGATAACCATTCCAAAGGAGATCGATGAAGAGATCACCGGTTATCTTTCGAAGCTTGGTGAAAAAGATGCCTACGCCGTACGTTCCAGTGCCACAGCGGAAGATTTGCCAACGGCATCCTTTGCAGGACAGCAGGACACCTATTTGAACATTATGGGAAAAGACGCCATCCTGAAGCATATCAGCAAGTGTTGGGCGTCGTTGTTTACCGACCGCGCCGTAACCTACCGCATTCAAAACGGCTTCGACCACCGCAAAGTCCATTTATCTGTAGTGGTCCAGCGGATGGTTTTTCCTCAGGCGGCAGGGATTATGTTTACTGCCGATCCCGTTACCTCCAACCGGAAAGTGCTGTCTATCGACGCCAGCTTTGGGCTTGGCGAGGCCCTGGTATCCGGCCTGGTAAATGCCGATATTTATAAGGTGAGGGAAGGACGCATTGTCGATAAGAAAATATCCACCAAGAAACTGGCCATTTACGCCTTAGAAAAAGGCGGCACAGAGGAAAAGGAGATAGAGCCTGAAAGACAAAATACGCAGACATTAACGGATGAGCAGATTTTGCAGCTTGAACGAATGGGCAGAAAGATTGAGACGTATTTTGGCCGCCCCCAGGACATCGAATGGTGCCTTTATGAAGATAAAGTCTATATCGTCCAGAGCCGTCCCATTACCACCTTATACCCTGCGCCGGAGGTGGAGGATGGGAAAAACCATGTTTATTTTTCCTTCGCTCATCGGCAGATGATGACGGAAGCAATGAGACCATTGGGCTACAGCTTCTTTCAGGAATTCTTCAAATTAATTTCCGGTTCGGCCATGATTGAGATCGGAGGAAGGTTATATATCGATGCATCTCGTGAACTCAGCACACCGATCATAAGCAAGACTTTTGTCAAAAGTATTGACACGGTTGATGTTTTGATGCAGAAGGCTGTTTATAATATTCTGCAACGGAAGGATTTTATCAAGGGGTTGTCCAGGGAAAAGTCATCGATGATAGGGGCTTCAGTATTATTGCGGTTTGGAATCGACACTTTAAAAACCTATCTTAAAAACGATCATGCTGTTGTTACAAACCTTATGGCTCGTGATGAGACGGTAATGCATAATCTGGAGCAAAGGATTGCCAAAGTATCGGGAAATGAACTGTTTGATTTTATCTTTCATAGCTTTGAAGAAATCAAGGATACTGTTTTTGCCGGCTACGGTGCGGTTTTTGCAGGAGCCTACGCTACCTCCTGGATCAACAAAAACATGCAGAAATGGCTGGGTGAAAAGAATGCAGCCGATACCCTTGCTCAATCGGTACCCGATAATGTTACCTCCGAAATGGGACTGGAACTTTTGGACGTAGCGGATGTCGTAAGAAAGTATCCGGCAGTGATTGAATATTTTCAACAGGCCAACCAGGAGACTTTTTTTGAGGATTTAGCCAAATTGGAAGGCGGGAAAGATGTCAGTGATTCAATTCGGGCCTATCTTAAGAAATATGGCATGCGTTGTTCGGCGGAAATTGATATAACCAGGACGCGGTGGAATGAGAACCCGACCATACTCATTCCAATGATTCTCAGCAATATCAAGACCTTTGGACCCGGTGCCCACCGTATGAAATTTGAACAAGGCCTGCAGGAAGCTAGACAGAAGGAGCAGGACATTCTGAAACGTCTGGAACAACTGCCCGGTGGCAAGAGTAAGGCCAAAAAGACCAAGAAGATGATCAGCGTTTTGCGCAATTTCGCCGGTTTCAGGGAATATAACAAGTATCTGCTGGTCTACTATCTCTGGATTCTTAAGCAAGCATTGATGAAGGAAGCCGATAACCTGGTGCAACAGGGTGTGATAAGAGATAGGGAGGATATATACTATTTAACCTTTGCGGAATTGAGGGAAACCGTTAGAACAAATCGGGTGGATGCCAACCTCATCGCAAAGAGAAAAGAAGACTATGAGGTTTTTGAGAAGCTGACCCCTCCCCGTGTCATCACCTCTGAAGGTGAGATTATCTCCAGTGCATACGACACCGACAACATACCCAAAGGCGCTTTGGCCGGCGTAGCAGTTTCATCCGGCATCATTGAGGGCCGGGCACGGGTTATTTTAAAAATGGAGGAGGCCAATATCGAAGAAGGGGATATTTTGGTCACAACCTTCACTGACCCCAGTTGGACACCGGTGTTTGTATCCATTAAGGGTCTGGTGACCGAGGTGGGGGGCATGATGACCCATGGCGCCGTTGTGGCAAGGGAGTACGGGCTTCCGGCAGTCGTCAGCGTGGAGAACGCTACCAAGCTGATTAAGGATGGGCAGCGTATCCGGGTCAACGGAACCGAAGGGTATGTAGAAATCCTGTAG
- a CDS encoding DUF362 domain-containing protein, giving the protein MSSKVYFVNLRTRTDKGNKISKIRNLFDQAGFNELIQKDDLTAIKLHFGERGSDGFINPLFVRQVVDKIKEKGAKPFLTDTNTLYSGSRHNSVDHLLTALEHGFDFTVTGAPIIIADGLRSDNITEVQIDKKHFKKVKLAKDIVSADSVIVLSHFKGHEMAGFGGAIKNLAMGGAPAVGKKEQHATKIIVDPDKCIGCGECSEVCPEQAITVREDKANIALDKCIGCGECLTVCPVKANGMDWQTDLSAFLERMTEYGYGFAKAHEKRIGYINFLINITPDCDCASWSDAPIVPDIGFLASTDPVALDQASYDLINKQIGFSESHLSCNHEVGADKFQGLRSYIDGTIQMRHGEEIGMGSRDYELIVL; this is encoded by the coding sequence ATGTCCAGCAAAGTATATTTTGTAAATCTTAGAACGAGAACAGATAAGGGGAATAAGATTAGCAAAATAAGAAACTTATTTGATCAGGCCGGTTTTAATGAGCTTATTCAAAAGGATGACCTTACAGCGATAAAATTGCATTTCGGTGAACGCGGCAGTGATGGCTTTATTAATCCTCTTTTTGTGCGTCAGGTGGTGGACAAAATAAAAGAAAAGGGTGCTAAACCTTTTCTAACCGATACGAATACGCTCTATTCCGGAAGTCGACATAACTCGGTTGACCATTTACTGACCGCATTGGAGCATGGTTTTGATTTTACGGTTACAGGGGCCCCCATTATTATAGCCGACGGATTACGCAGTGATAATATTACTGAAGTACAGATTGATAAAAAACACTTCAAAAAAGTGAAACTGGCTAAAGACATTGTTAGTGCTGACAGTGTAATTGTATTATCTCACTTTAAAGGGCATGAGATGGCCGGCTTTGGTGGAGCAATAAAAAATCTTGCTATGGGCGGAGCACCGGCAGTTGGTAAAAAGGAGCAGCATGCTACCAAGATTATAGTCGATCCAGATAAGTGCATTGGCTGTGGTGAGTGCAGCGAAGTTTGTCCTGAACAGGCGATTACGGTGCGTGAAGATAAGGCGAACATTGCTTTGGATAAATGTATCGGCTGTGGTGAGTGTTTAACGGTTTGTCCTGTAAAGGCCAACGGAATGGACTGGCAGACAGACTTATCAGCCTTTCTTGAACGAATGACTGAATACGGATATGGCTTTGCTAAGGCCCATGAAAAACGTATCGGTTATATAAACTTTTTAATCAATATCACGCCTGATTGTGATTGCGCGTCGTGGAGTGATGCACCGATTGTTCCTGATATCGGTTTTTTGGCATCCACCGATCCTGTAGCTCTTGATCAGGCAAGTTACGATCTAATCAATAAACAGATTGGCTTCTCTGAATCTCATCTTTCCTGCAATCATGAGGTGGGTGCGGATAAGTTTCAAGGTTTGCGCTCCTATATAGACGGTACTATCCAAATGCGGCATGGTGAAGAAATTGGTATGGGCAGTCGTGATTATGAATTAATCGTCCTGTAG
- a CDS encoding TetR/AcrR family transcriptional regulator, translating into MPKDTFYNLSDEKKKRIFDAAVQEFSTRPFSEASLNKIVKSAKIPWGSFYQYFNDKEDLYLYMLEKIGKEKHKIAPYTKNLDSDMDVFETIIQRTKESLELGRIKPEYTKIGMLMEIDNNEFITKLRAVSAEKYMKMIERDKERGLIKPEVDSELVINMIFTFSLNEYYRNGLDEERYLKKLIDAIKIIKEGIAVLKD; encoded by the coding sequence GTGCCTAAAGACACTTTTTATAATTTGAGTGACGAGAAGAAGAAGAGAATATTTGATGCTGCCGTGCAGGAATTTTCAACCCGGCCTTTCAGCGAAGCATCTCTTAATAAGATTGTGAAGTCTGCAAAAATACCCTGGGGAAGCTTCTATCAGTATTTTAATGATAAAGAGGATCTCTATCTTTATATGTTAGAAAAAATCGGGAAAGAAAAGCATAAAATTGCCCCCTACACCAAAAACTTGGATTCGGATATGGACGTTTTTGAAACCATTATACAAAGAACCAAAGAATCCTTGGAACTGGGCAGAATAAAACCGGAATATACCAAGATAGGCATGCTGATGGAGATAGATAACAATGAATTCATTACGAAGCTCCGTGCAGTATCTGCCGAAAAGTATATGAAAATGATTGAGCGTGATAAAGAACGAGGTCTCATCAAACCGGAAGTTGATTCCGAACTGGTTATAAATATGATTTTCACATTTAGTTTAAATGAGTATTACAGGAACGGATTAGACGAGGAAAGGTATTTAAAGAAACTCATCGATGCGATCAAAATAATCAAAGAAGGAATTGCCGTGCTTAAAGATTGA